Proteins from a genomic interval of Helicoverpa zea isolate HzStark_Cry1AcR chromosome 31, ilHelZeax1.1, whole genome shotgun sequence:
- the LOC124645201 gene encoding uncharacterized histidine-rich protein DDB_G0274557-like, with translation MSLHKHKHKHKHKHKHKHKHKHKHKHKHKHKHKHKHKHKHKHKHKHKHKHKHKHKHKHKHKHKHKHKHKHKHKHKHKHKHKHKHKHKHKHKHKHKHKHKHKHKHKHKHKHKHKHKQKHKHKHKHKHKHKHKHKHKHKHEHKHKHKHKHKHKHKHKHKHKHKHKQ, from the exons ATGTCGCTA CATAAGCACAAGCATAAGCACAAGCATAAGCACAAGCATAAGCACAAGCATAAGCACAAGCATAAGCACAAGCATAAGCACAAGCATAAGCACAAGCATAAGCACAAGCATAAGCACAAGCATAAGCACAAGCATAAGCACAAGCATAAGCACAAGCATAAGCACAAGCATAAGCACAAGCATAAGCACAAGCATAAGCACAAGCATAAGCACAAGCATAAGCACAAGCATAAGCACAAGCACAAGCACAAGCACAAGCACAAGCACAAGCACAAGCACAAGCACAAGCACAAGCACAAGCACAAGCACAAGCACAAGCACAAGCACAAGCACAAGCAGAAGCACAAGCATAAGCACAAGCATAAGCACAAGCATAAGCACAAGCATAAGCACAAGCATAAGCACGAGCATAAGCACAAGCACAAGCACAAGCACAAGCATAAGCACAAGCATAAGCACAAGCATAAGCACAAgcataagcaataa